In a single window of the Hypanus sabinus isolate sHypSab1 chromosome 15, sHypSab1.hap1, whole genome shotgun sequence genome:
- the gpr151 gene encoding G-protein coupled receptor 151: MEKLLLQLNNSNVHNSSNEDTQLDGGYQNTDPKQLNIVIPLILAAICLVGFGGNVLIIAVLVTNARKGRTSMINSLILNMSVADLFIMLFCVPFRAIAYSKPFWTLGWFICKTADWFFQSCLAAKSFTLAVLAKACFMYVSHPSKQVQIKHRRVALVITSIWALAFILSVPHWLFVTISHESEEMMCILDWPEIASNFLAIFTKLYPMLVYCLPVACTFTYHWKAFRKCKRRGAKNQSLRYQIRGRRLTAMLFGVSLAFAAMCVPEWLLWLWIRHIQKDDPSPPAAFIVFSHVLVFSISPVNPLIFVSMSEEFKEGFTGLWKRLISSKPRTSPSLSGSQPQETRSESVPENRQKCQKEKAVQVPDHEAAQENTESPTNKTANIVLSDMEQFWHDRQNAAASVEEDPVPWEHQSGADPPLPEAGRKM, translated from the coding sequence ATGGAGAAACTTTTACTTCAACTGAATAATTCCAACGTCCATAATAGTAGCAATGAGGACACCCAACTGGACGGAGGATATCAAAACACCGATCCCAAACAGTTGAACATAGTGATCCCGCTGATTTTAGCCGCTATCTGTTTGGTCGGTTTTGGTGGAAATGTCCTAATTATTGCAGTTTTGGTCACGAATGCAAGGAAAGGTCGAACTTCGATGATAAATTCGTTAATACTCAATATGAGCGTAGCTGACCTCTTTATTATGTTGTTCTGCGTCCCTTTCAGGGCCATTGCTTACTCCAAGCCTTTCTGGACTCTCGGCTGGTTCATTTGCAAGACGGCAGATTGGTTTTTCCAGAGCTGCTTGGCCGCAAAAAGTTTCACCTTAGCTGTGCTGGCTAAAGCTTGCTTCATGTACGTGTCGCATCCGTCCAAACAAGTCCAAATCAAGCATCGGAGAGTGGCCCTGGTCATCACCTCTATCTGGGCGCTGGCGTTTATACTCTCGGTACCGCACTGGCTCTTTGTAACTATCAGCCATGAATCTGAGGAGATGATGTGCATTCTTGACTGGCCTGAAATTGCGTCCAATTTTCTGGCAATTTTTACAAAGTTGTATCCTATGTTGGTTTACTGTCTTCCTGTGGCTTGTACTTTCACTTATCACTGGAAAGCTTTCAGAAAGTGCAAACGACGAGGAGCCAAAAATCAGAGCTTGCGGTATCAGATCAGAGGGCGGCGACTGACCGCTATGCTCTTTGGAGTCAGCTTGGCCTTCGCTGCCATGTGCGTCCCTGAGTGGCTGCTGTGGCTTTGGATCCGACACATCCAGAAGGACGACCCCTCGCCACCCGCAGCTTTCATCGTGTTCTCGCACGTCCTGGTCTTCAGCATCTCTCCGGTCAACCCACTTATCTTCGTCTCGATGTCTGAAGAGTTCAAAGAAGGTTTCACCGGTCTGTGGAAAAGGCTTATCTCCAGCAAGCCACGGACATCTCCGAGTCTCTCCGGTAGCCAACCCCAGGAGACCAGGTCAGAGAGTGTTCCGGAAAACCGACAAAAGTGCCAGAAGGAGAAAGCTGTTCAAGTTCCAGACCATGAAGCCGCTCAAGAAAATACAGAGAGCCCCACGAATAAAACGGCCAACATCGTCCTGTCCGATATGGAACAGTTTTGGCATGACAGACAAAACGCGGCGGCCAGTGTGGAAGAAGACCCAGTTCCCTGGGAACATCAGAGTGGAGCAGACCCTCCACTCCCTGAGGCCGGTAGAAAGATGTGA